A single region of the Acidimicrobiales bacterium genome encodes:
- the xseB gene encoding exodeoxyribonuclease VII small subunit gives MPTPDDLGALTFEQLLERLEELTGKLASGEVGIEEAADLYEEAGRVYAVARDRLAAVEARIERLRAANDPGPAPG, from the coding sequence GTGCCGACGCCTGACGACCTCGGCGCCCTCACCTTCGAACAGCTCCTGGAGCGGCTGGAGGAGCTGACCGGCAAGCTGGCGTCGGGGGAGGTCGGGATCGAGGAGGCCGCCGACCTGTACGAGGAGGCGGGCCGGGTATACGCCGTCGCCCGGGACCGCCTCGCCGCCGTCGAGGCGCGCATCGAGCGGCTGCGCGCCGCCAACGACCCGGGACCGGCGCCGGGGTGA
- the xseA gene encoding exodeoxyribonuclease VII large subunit, whose amino-acid sequence MSLFDPEHPGEPRRVSLVKLSGELARAVAGVGRVSVEGEVVNPKPRPSGRIYFTLKDRAAQIEVSVPGNRARRARVVHGERVCVTGTVGYFTDRGRVSFTAEEVVPVGAGAIAALLQEVRGRLRADGLLDRPRRVLPVLPAVVGVVCGADAAVRADIESVVEDRFPGYPVHFREVNVSGAGAAEAIAGGLRALLADPDVEVVILARGGGDAAQLLPFSDEELCRAVCAARVPVVTAIGHERDRPLCDEVADLRCATPSLAANAVIPSRRELEDRLRILVGRAGELAAAEAGASAARLTAADPLNVLAEGSRTATARLERAGGHLRLLEPSRRVAESIRLLERIDRQSAVAHRVARARGQLGDRRHTLDALDPARVLGRGYAVVRDRRGAVVRDAGAVATGDGLTVELARGHIGVEVREQLPSGSGDAVGADA is encoded by the coding sequence ATGAGCCTGTTCGACCCGGAGCACCCCGGCGAGCCCCGCCGCGTCAGCCTGGTCAAGCTGTCCGGAGAGCTGGCCCGGGCCGTCGCCGGCGTGGGACGGGTCTCGGTGGAGGGGGAGGTGGTGAACCCGAAGCCGCGCCCGTCCGGGCGGATCTACTTCACCCTCAAGGACCGGGCCGCTCAGATCGAGGTCAGCGTTCCCGGCAACCGGGCCCGGCGGGCCCGGGTCGTCCATGGCGAGCGGGTGTGCGTCACCGGGACGGTCGGTTACTTCACCGACCGGGGGCGGGTCAGCTTCACCGCCGAGGAGGTCGTGCCCGTCGGAGCCGGCGCCATCGCCGCCCTCCTGCAGGAGGTGCGGGGGCGCCTCCGGGCCGACGGGCTGCTCGACCGGCCCCGCCGCGTCCTCCCGGTCCTGCCGGCGGTCGTGGGCGTGGTGTGCGGCGCCGATGCCGCCGTGCGCGCCGACATCGAGTCGGTGGTCGAGGACCGCTTCCCCGGCTACCCGGTGCACTTCCGGGAGGTGAACGTCTCGGGGGCCGGCGCGGCCGAGGCCATTGCCGGCGGGTTGCGCGCCCTGCTGGCCGATCCCGACGTCGAGGTGGTGATCCTGGCGCGCGGCGGAGGCGACGCCGCCCAGCTGCTGCCGTTCAGCGACGAGGAGCTGTGCCGGGCCGTCTGCGCCGCCCGGGTGCCCGTGGTCACCGCCATCGGTCACGAACGGGACCGTCCCCTCTGCGACGAGGTGGCCGACCTCCGCTGTGCCACCCCGTCGCTCGCGGCCAACGCCGTCATCCCGTCCCGGCGCGAGCTGGAGGACCGACTGCGGATCCTGGTCGGACGCGCCGGTGAGCTGGCCGCGGCGGAGGCGGGGGCGTCGGCCGCGCGGCTGACCGCCGCCGATCCGCTGAACGTGCTCGCCGAGGGATCGCGCACCGCCACCGCCCGCCTGGAGCGGGCGGGCGGCCACCTCCGGCTGCTGGAGCCCTCGCGGCGGGTGGCCGAGTCGATCCGGCTGCTGGAACGCATCGACCGGCAGTCGGCGGTGGCCCACCGCGTGGCCCGGGCCCGGGGACAGCTCGGGGACCGCCGGCACACCCTCGACGCCCTCGACCCCGCCCGGGTGCTCGGGCGCGGCTATGCGGTGGTGCGCGACCGGCGGGGCGCCGTCGTGCGCGACGCGGGGGCGGTGGCGACGGGAGACGGGTTGACCGTGGAGCTGGCCCGGGGGCACATCGGGGTCGAGGTACGCGAGCAACTGCCGTCCGGCTCCGGGGATGCGGTCGGTGCCGACGCCTGA